CGCGCGTTAATCCATCAAGTTGATTGATGGAATTGATTTAATAGGCGTTGCCTATGGATGCACTGGCGGATAGGCCGCGCTTATCCATCCTGAGGTGCGGATGTTTCCGCCAGCGTCAAGGCGGCCCGCCTCGCGCTGCCCGGCCCCGCACGCGACAATGCCGCGATGAGCAAACCCACTCCGTCCGCCGCCCATTCAGCCGGCCATACCGTGGCCCAGCTGCTGGCGGCCGCCGCCGCGCGCCTGCCGGGCGAGGAAGCCCGGGCCGAGGCCGAACGACTGCTCGGCCATGCCCTGTGCGTGTCGGCCACCTGGTTGTACAGCCATGGCGAGGACGTGCCGGAACCGGCGCGTGCCGCCGGATTCGAGCGCCTGCTCGCGCGCCGGCTGGCCGGCGAACCGGTGGCCTATCTGCTGGGCCAGCGCGGCTTCTGGCGCTTCGACCTGCAGGTGACCCCGGCAACGCTCATTCCGCGCCCGGAAACCGAGCGCCTGGTCGAACTGGCGCTCGATCGGCTGCCGGCCAGCCAGTCTTTGCGCATCGCCGACCTGGGCACGGGCACCGGTGCGATCGCGCTGGCGCTGGCCCATGAAAGGCCGCTGGCGCACGTGGTGGCGGTCGATGTCAGCGAACAGGCGCTGTCGGTGGCGCGCGAGAACGCGCGCATCCTCGGCCTGGCGCGCGTCGAGTTCCGCCATGGCGACTGGCTGGCACCACTGGCGGGCGAGCGTTTCGAGCTGATCGCGAGCAATCCGCCCTACATCGCCGACGACGACGCCCATCTGCAGCAGGGCGACCTGAGGTTCGAACCGCGCGCTGCGCTGGCGTCCGGCCATGACGGACTCGATGCGATCCGACGGATCGTGGCCGATGCGCCGGACTGCCTGTCGCCCGGCGGCTGGCTGCTGATCGAGCACGGTTGGGACCAGGGCCAGGCAGTGCGCGGGCTGATGCAGGCGCGCGGCTTCGGGCAAGT
Above is a genomic segment from Lysobacter sp. S4-A87 containing:
- the prmC gene encoding peptide chain release factor N(5)-glutamine methyltransferase — protein: MSKPTPSAAHSAGHTVAQLLAAAAARLPGEEARAEAERLLGHALCVSATWLYSHGEDVPEPARAAGFERLLARRLAGEPVAYLLGQRGFWRFDLQVTPATLIPRPETERLVELALDRLPASQSLRIADLGTGTGAIALALAHERPLAHVVAVDVSEQALSVARENARILGLARVEFRHGDWLAPLAGERFELIASNPPYIADDDAHLQQGDLRFEPRAALASGHDGLDAIRRIVADAPDCLSPGGWLLIEHGWDQGQAVRGLMQARGFGQVETTQDWEARDRVTTGRLAT